A genomic window from Sphingobacterium sp. BN32 includes:
- a CDS encoding ABC transporter ATP-binding protein has protein sequence MSTMILELQHVFKNYSLEGKDIPVLKDINIQVEDGSTVAIVGPSGSGKSTLLGLCAGLDQASEGSIRLNGIELSGLSEDKLAQIRNEHVGFVFQNFQLLPTLTALENVMVPMELKGIRNNQSVAMELLERVGLAARANHYPSQLSGGEQQRVSLARAFANKPKILFADEPTGNLDAETSQIIEEMLFELNRASGTTLIIVTHDLELAAKTQQVIPIKGGQIQ, from the coding sequence ATGTCTACTATGATCTTAGAATTACAGCATGTTTTCAAAAACTACAGCTTAGAAGGGAAGGATATTCCGGTTTTAAAAGATATTAATATTCAAGTGGAAGATGGATCAACCGTCGCTATCGTTGGCCCGTCAGGAAGCGGAAAGTCCACGCTTTTGGGTTTGTGTGCTGGTCTTGACCAAGCGTCTGAGGGGTCCATTCGTCTGAATGGAATTGAATTAAGCGGGTTGAGTGAGGATAAGCTTGCGCAAATACGCAATGAACATGTTGGATTCGTTTTTCAGAACTTTCAGCTCTTGCCGACGCTTACGGCGTTGGAAAATGTGATGGTTCCGATGGAGTTAAAGGGGATTCGCAACAATCAGTCAGTTGCTATGGAGCTTCTGGAACGTGTTGGTCTTGCTGCTCGAGCTAACCACTATCCATCGCAGCTCTCCGGAGGCGAGCAGCAACGTGTATCGCTTGCCCGTGCTTTCGCAAACAAACCGAAGATTTTATTTGCTGATGAACCTACTGGGAATTTGGATGCAGAAACGAGCCAGATTATCGAGGAGATGCTTTTTGAGCTTAACAGAGCCTCCGGGACGACGCTTATCATCGTGACACATGATCTTGAATTAGCAGCAAAAACACAACAGGTTATTCCCATTAAAGGAGGGCAGATTCAATGA
- a CDS encoding Crp/Fnr family transcriptional regulator, with translation MSLIADAYQNILEPALIEEIEAVAIMRTFETGEVIIDIGQYVRSMPLLIDGAIKIVREDAKEGEILLYYLAKGETCTMSIACCVGTKKSEIRAQAEMPTLVAMIPNQYLNEWLAKYSSWREFILSSYSSRMNEMLGAIDNLAFSNMEMRIMNYLKEKVRLTDSPILTLTHQEIASDLNSSRVVVSRILKKLENEEQIVLLRNEIRVLV, from the coding sequence ATGAGTTTAATAGCAGACGCTTATCAAAATATATTAGAACCCGCCTTAATCGAAGAGATTGAGGCGGTTGCTATTATGCGGACTTTCGAAACTGGGGAAGTCATTATTGATATTGGACAGTATGTACGCTCGATGCCACTTTTGATTGACGGGGCGATTAAGATTGTACGGGAAGACGCAAAAGAAGGGGAGATTCTTCTGTATTATTTGGCGAAAGGAGAGACCTGTACGATGTCGATTGCCTGTTGCGTTGGGACGAAGAAAAGTGAGATCAGAGCACAGGCAGAGATGCCCACATTAGTGGCGATGATCCCTAATCAGTATCTGAATGAATGGCTCGCCAAATACAGTTCCTGGCGCGAGTTTATCTTGAGCAGTTATTCTTCGCGAATGAATGAAATGCTGGGTGCAATTGATAACCTGGCTTTTTCGAATATGGAAATGCGTATCATGAATTATCTGAAAGAAAAGGTACGACTTACGGACAGTCCTATATTAACACTAACCCATCAGGAAATTGCGTCGGACTTGAACAGCTCTAGAGTCGTGGTTTCTCGGATATTGAAAAAGCTGGAAAATGAAGAGCAGATTGTGTTGCTCCGTAACGAGATTAGGGTGCTGGTCTAA
- a CDS encoding arylesterase, with translation MQQTTAAEKKQNIVFFGNSLTAGLGLENQTEAFPALIQQKIDSLGLNYNCINAGLSGETSAGGKDRIDWLLKEPIDVFVLELGANDGLRGIKPETTKKNLGEIVDKVIKAYPNCKLVLAGMKVPPSMGEAYFKEFEAIFPALAQEKDMTLVPFLLDNVAGIAKLNQQDAVHPTKEGQLILAENVWKHLQGIL, from the coding sequence ATGCAGCAAACAACAGCTGCTGAGAAAAAACAGAACATCGTTTTCTTTGGTAATAGTTTAACTGCGGGCTTAGGATTAGAAAATCAAACTGAAGCATTCCCCGCATTGATTCAACAGAAAATAGATTCATTAGGATTGAATTATAATTGTATCAACGCTGGCTTAAGTGGCGAAACAAGTGCTGGAGGAAAAGATCGCATTGATTGGTTGCTGAAAGAGCCTATTGATGTTTTTGTATTGGAGTTGGGTGCGAACGACGGGCTCAGAGGCATCAAGCCCGAGACAACAAAGAAGAATCTGGGAGAAATAGTCGATAAAGTGATCAAAGCCTATCCCAACTGTAAACTGGTATTGGCGGGTATGAAAGTTCCACCGAGCATGGGCGAAGCCTATTTTAAAGAATTCGAAGCAATCTTCCCTGCCCTTGCGCAGGAAAAAGACATGACCCTAGTACCCTTCTTACTTGATAATGTGGCAGGGATAGCTAAGTTGAATCAACAGGATGCTGTTCACCCTACAAAAGAGGGCCAGCTTATCCTTGCAGAGAATGTATGGAAGCATTTACAAGGCATTCTGTAG
- a CDS encoding SulP family inorganic anion transporter: MAQQNASMFKFSIQDLRQVNWKTEILAGLTVAMTMIPESLSFAILAGLSPLTGLYGAFLMGLVTSILGGRPGMVSGGAGATIVVLIALISSHGVEYLFATVALAGILQIMVGAFKLGKFVRLIPQPVMFGFLNGLAIIIFMAQLEQFKIVENGVAHWMTGSMLYTMLGLTALTIAIVLTVPKITKAVPSSLIAIFIVFAVVQFMDIDTKKVLDIASIAGDFPPFHIPAVPFNLETLQIIFPYALIMASVGLIESLLTLSMVDELTNSKGSSNKEAVAQGTANIVNGFFTGMGGCAMVAQTLVNINAGARTKLSAFIGAITILIIILVGAPFIELIPLAALVGVMMIVAITTFKWGFFKMLSKMPKSDIFVGILVAAITVVLHNLALAVLVGVIISALVFAWDSAVRIRARKSNDEYGNKIYEIYGPLFFGSVTNFMDKFEAEQDPDRIIIDFRESRIVDMSAIDAVSKLTARYASLQKTVVLRHLSKDSIKLLENAKGIIEVNIQEDPTYKVMPEK; encoded by the coding sequence ATGGCCCAACAAAACGCATCCATGTTCAAATTCTCGATTCAAGATCTAAGACAAGTCAATTGGAAGACCGAGATACTCGCTGGTTTAACCGTTGCGATGACGATGATTCCAGAATCCCTATCCTTTGCAATCTTAGCTGGCTTGAGCCCGTTGACGGGACTTTATGGAGCCTTCCTCATGGGCTTAGTGACTTCCATACTTGGGGGCAGACCCGGTATGGTCTCCGGTGGCGCTGGAGCCACTATCGTTGTCTTAATCGCATTAATCAGTTCACATGGCGTTGAATATCTATTTGCAACCGTAGCATTAGCGGGAATATTACAGATTATGGTTGGTGCTTTTAAACTTGGCAAGTTTGTCAGACTCATTCCGCAACCCGTCATGTTTGGATTTCTAAACGGACTCGCCATCATTATTTTTATGGCGCAACTTGAACAATTCAAAATCGTCGAAAACGGAGTAGCGCATTGGATGACAGGGTCTATGCTCTATACCATGTTAGGATTAACAGCATTGACTATAGCGATCGTTTTAACAGTCCCTAAAATTACCAAAGCAGTACCTTCTTCTTTGATTGCAATCTTTATTGTATTTGCAGTTGTTCAGTTTATGGATATCGATACGAAAAAGGTGCTGGACATAGCGAGCATCGCCGGAGACTTCCCTCCATTTCATATACCCGCTGTGCCCTTCAATTTAGAGACCTTGCAAATCATATTTCCTTATGCGTTGATTATGGCTTCCGTTGGTTTAATCGAGTCGTTATTAACGCTTAGTATGGTGGATGAGTTGACCAATTCAAAAGGCTCTTCAAACAAGGAAGCTGTTGCGCAAGGAACAGCCAATATTGTCAATGGCTTTTTCACAGGAATGGGAGGCTGCGCTATGGTCGCGCAGACCCTAGTTAATATCAATGCAGGTGCGAGAACCAAACTATCTGCGTTTATAGGTGCAATAACTATTCTTATTATCATCTTGGTAGGCGCGCCTTTTATCGAATTGATACCACTCGCAGCACTCGTGGGTGTGATGATGATTGTCGCCATTACCACATTCAAATGGGGTTTCTTTAAAATGCTGAGCAAGATGCCAAAATCCGATATCTTTGTCGGCATTTTAGTCGCAGCGATTACGGTTGTGCTACACAACCTAGCATTAGCCGTGCTCGTCGGCGTCATTATTTCTGCGCTCGTCTTTGCCTGGGATAGTGCTGTACGCATTCGCGCAAGGAAATCAAACGACGAATATGGCAATAAGATTTACGAAATATACGGTCCGCTTTTCTTTGGGTCCGTCACTAATTTCATGGATAAGTTTGAGGCTGAACAGGATCCCGACCGTATCATTATCGATTTTCGAGAATCCAGAATAGTGGATATGTCAGCCATAGACGCCGTTAGTAAATTGACGGCTCGCTATGCTAGTCTACAGAAAACGGTCGTACTGCGACATTTAAGCAAAGATTCTATTAAGCTGTTGGAAAATGCCAAAGGAATCATTGAAGTCAATATTCAGGAAGATCCAACTTATAAAGTCATGCCCGAAAAGTAA
- the pstB gene encoding phosphate ABC transporter ATP-binding protein PstB produces the protein MKSKLSAENLNISFGAKHVLKNVNISFAENEITALIGPSGCGKSTLLRSFNRMHDLSPDAKIDGSLKLEDLNLYSKGVPVTEIRKRIGMVFQKANPFPKSIYDNIAYGLKINNLPHDKGVIEKALREAFLWEEVKNDLKMPATRLSGGQQQRLCIARAVALRPEVILMDEPCSALDPVSTLKIEELITHLKKNYTIVIVTHNMQQAQRIADKTVFMYLGEVKEEGPTQQIFGNPLNEMTANYINGQFG, from the coding sequence ATGAAGTCTAAATTATCAGCTGAAAATTTGAATATCAGCTTTGGAGCAAAGCATGTATTAAAGAATGTTAATATTTCATTTGCAGAGAATGAGATTACAGCATTGATTGGACCTTCGGGCTGTGGCAAGAGTACGCTGCTGAGAAGTTTTAACCGGATGCACGACCTGTCTCCGGATGCCAAGATCGACGGAAGTTTGAAATTGGAGGACCTTAATCTTTATTCCAAAGGTGTTCCCGTAACGGAAATTAGAAAACGCATAGGGATGGTCTTTCAAAAGGCAAATCCTTTTCCGAAAAGTATTTATGATAACATTGCTTATGGCTTGAAGATCAATAATCTTCCACATGATAAGGGGGTGATCGAGAAAGCCCTGCGCGAAGCTTTCCTCTGGGAGGAAGTGAAGAATGACTTGAAGATGCCGGCAACCCGCTTGTCCGGTGGTCAGCAGCAACGCTTATGTATTGCCAGAGCTGTTGCTCTACGTCCTGAGGTGATTTTGATGGACGAACCATGCTCCGCTTTGGACCCTGTTAGTACCTTGAAGATAGAAGAGTTAATCACGCATTTAAAGAAAAACTATACGATTGTGATTGTGACGCATAATATGCAGCAGGCACAGCGGATTGCTGATAAAACCGTATTTATGTATTTGGGTGAAGTAAAAGAAGAGGGGCCGACACAACAGATTTTCGGAAATCCTCTGAATGAAATGACTGCTAATTATATTAACGGACAGTTCGGATAG
- a CDS encoding TlpA disulfide reductase family protein codes for MNLRYPITLLFLVFSLFAAMPSIAQEQEPVSMDSSISSTDLALIDQDGKLVKLSEMKGKVVVLNFWATWCQPCIAELPSLEKLYSSLASEKDIVFAAVEMDQDPEKASKFFKKRKYSIPLYSLGAALPSHMQTNSIPMTIIIAKNGEMVIKKIGMINFESPNLRNNLLQLTKERSDISYL; via the coding sequence ATGAATCTGAGATACCCAATTACCCTTTTATTTTTAGTTTTCTCTCTCTTTGCCGCCATGCCGTCAATTGCGCAAGAACAGGAGCCCGTATCGATGGACAGCAGTATTTCGTCTACTGACTTGGCGCTTATTGATCAGGATGGCAAATTGGTTAAGCTGTCGGAGATGAAGGGGAAAGTAGTTGTGCTGAATTTTTGGGCAACTTGGTGCCAGCCCTGCATTGCAGAATTACCTTCGTTAGAAAAGCTTTATTCGTCTTTAGCTTCGGAAAAGGATATTGTTTTTGCCGCGGTGGAGATGGATCAGGATCCGGAGAAAGCTTCAAAATTCTTTAAAAAGCGAAAATATAGTATTCCCTTATATTCTTTAGGAGCTGCGCTTCCGTCCCATATGCAGACAAACTCCATCCCCATGACGATAATCATCGCAAAGAATGGAGAAATGGTGATAAAAAAGATTGGTATGATCAATTTTGAATCGCCGAATCTTCGCAATAATTTGCTTCAGTTAACGAAAGAGCGGAGCGATATTTCTTATCTTTAG
- the pstA gene encoding phosphate ABC transporter permease PstA, producing MQYRSSKLSKVVEWGTLLTSTILVCFFLVVVIWEIVSKGAGQLSWEFVSSVPTDGMTKGGILTPIIGTVLLTLITAIFSIPFGVCCAIYLHEYAEDNWLTRTIRASIRNLSGVPSIIYGLFGLALFVQSMELGTSLLAAGLTLGLLSLPYIITTTEEALMRIPNSTREAALAVGATKFETIKDVVIPSAMSGILTGVVLTLSRAAGETAPILFTGAAFYINGTTGFINQEFMALPYHLYMLSTQHQSIDEVRPIAYGTALVLVVVVFLLNLTAFYIRYKYRKNEV from the coding sequence ATGCAGTATAGATCATCGAAATTATCTAAGGTTGTAGAGTGGGGTACTCTATTGACTAGTACCATTCTGGTTTGTTTCTTCTTAGTTGTTGTTATTTGGGAAATTGTTTCCAAGGGTGCGGGACAGCTTTCCTGGGAATTTGTTTCGTCGGTTCCAACCGATGGAATGACAAAGGGTGGAATCTTAACTCCGATTATTGGAACGGTCTTATTGACATTAATTACGGCTATATTCTCGATCCCTTTCGGTGTATGTTGTGCGATATATTTGCATGAATATGCGGAGGACAATTGGTTGACCCGAACGATCAGAGCGTCTATTCGTAATCTTTCAGGCGTACCGAGTATCATATACGGATTATTTGGTTTAGCCTTATTTGTACAATCGATGGAGCTTGGAACTTCCTTACTGGCTGCCGGGTTAACTTTAGGATTGCTTTCTTTACCTTATATCATCACCACGACTGAGGAAGCATTGATGCGTATTCCGAACAGTACGCGCGAAGCTGCTCTTGCTGTTGGGGCAACGAAATTCGAGACGATTAAGGATGTGGTTATTCCATCGGCGATGTCGGGGATCTTGACGGGCGTTGTATTGACGTTGAGCCGCGCAGCCGGAGAAACTGCGCCCATCTTATTCACGGGTGCAGCATTTTATATTAACGGCACTACGGGTTTTATCAATCAAGAATTTATGGCTTTGCCATACCATTTATATATGTTATCAACGCAGCATCAGTCTATCGATGAGGTTCGCCCTATTGCTTATGGGACGGCACTAGTACTCGTTGTTGTTGTCTTTTTATTGAACCTTACTGCGTTCTACATTCGTTATAAGTATAGAAAAAATGAAGTCTAA
- a CDS encoding Sb-PDE family phosphodiesterase, with translation MKFTTALASSLLLSVSFLQAQTDAGIMRLQEFAYPAKRTILNIPNVNGLQVLKCDFHMHTVFTDGHVWPNVRVQEAWREGLDAISYTEHMEYNPHSKDVKVDHNRSHDLAVELAKENNIVLVKGTEVTRKTPPGHFNALFIQDASTLVENNDSALDQEAIDKAAAQKAFIFWNHPGWKASSIAGSYEWIDFVEKMYQEKKLHGIEVVNGLGFHKKALDWALDRNLTIIGNTDIHNLIAHDYNIGQEGVHRTMTLIMSKDRSAAGIREGLEAGRTVVWSSNYLFGKEEHVRNLMNACVSISAPYYEKTNKSAQTTTKYYEISNNSDLYFELELKSGNGSKRIVLYPESKQILTAEAGQSKLTYEVVSTFIRSDKHLMFDVKL, from the coding sequence ATGAAATTCACTACAGCCCTAGCAAGTTCGTTGCTGTTAAGCGTTTCTTTTCTTCAGGCACAGACTGATGCTGGTATCATGCGCTTACAAGAGTTCGCATATCCTGCGAAACGTACGATTTTAAACATCCCGAATGTTAATGGCCTACAGGTATTGAAATGTGATTTCCACATGCATACTGTATTTACCGATGGACATGTATGGCCGAATGTTCGTGTTCAAGAGGCTTGGCGTGAAGGATTGGATGCAATTTCCTATACGGAGCACATGGAATACAACCCGCATTCGAAAGATGTGAAAGTGGATCATAACCGTTCGCATGATTTAGCGGTAGAGTTAGCCAAAGAGAATAACATTGTTTTAGTAAAAGGCACGGAGGTTACTCGTAAAACGCCTCCAGGACACTTTAATGCGTTGTTTATTCAAGATGCTTCGACCTTAGTTGAAAATAATGACTCTGCGTTAGACCAGGAAGCAATCGATAAGGCAGCCGCTCAAAAGGCCTTTATTTTTTGGAATCATCCGGGTTGGAAGGCAAGCAGCATAGCAGGCTCGTACGAATGGATTGATTTTGTTGAAAAGATGTATCAAGAGAAGAAACTTCACGGTATTGAAGTAGTGAATGGATTAGGCTTTCATAAAAAAGCGTTGGATTGGGCGTTAGATCGTAATTTGACGATCATTGGAAATACGGATATTCACAACCTTATTGCTCATGATTATAATATTGGACAAGAGGGGGTGCACCGCACGATGACGCTGATCATGTCAAAAGATCGTTCAGCAGCCGGTATCCGTGAAGGGTTGGAAGCTGGACGTACGGTTGTATGGTCAAGTAATTATCTTTTTGGAAAAGAAGAGCATGTTAGAAATCTCATGAATGCCTGTGTTTCTATCAGTGCTCCTTATTATGAGAAGACAAATAAAAGTGCACAAACGACCACGAAGTACTATGAAATTTCAAACAATTCTGATCTGTACTTTGAATTGGAGCTGAAATCGGGGAATGGCAGCAAACGTATTGTTTTATACCCAGAGTCTAAGCAAATCCTTACTGCGGAAGCGGGACAATCGAAACTAACTTACGAAGTCGTGTCGACATTTATCCGTAGCGATAAACACTTGATGTTTGATGTAAAATTATAA
- a CDS encoding PstS family phosphate ABC transporter substrate-binding protein, which produces MFFNSCSTNTNSIKMKGSDTEVNLAVNLAEQFTELDPTFSIAISGGGSGLGITSLMNGQADIANSSRPLSDEEIEQFKEKNIELKTIVFAEDATAFVVHKDLPLEELTVDTLGLILSGKIKNWNEIIDFDEPINIYGRQSSSGTHSFIKKKLKIEFANTAKEMTGNAQIIEGVKADKTGIGYVGAGYVAHDPNSSQKVKIVKIRENAAAIAYSPLDPEAINNSKYYFQRPLYQFVLAKSWEKVRPFINFERGGIGRKLIEEHGYYTLENQQHEI; this is translated from the coding sequence TTGTTTTTCAATTCGTGCAGTACCAATACGAACTCGATAAAGATGAAAGGCTCTGATACTGAGGTGAATTTGGCGGTTAATCTTGCCGAGCAATTCACGGAACTTGATCCCACGTTCAGTATTGCTATTTCAGGCGGTGGTTCTGGTTTAGGAATAACATCTCTTATGAATGGTCAAGCCGATATTGCGAACTCATCGCGCCCTTTATCGGATGAAGAAATTGAGCAGTTTAAAGAAAAAAATATTGAGCTCAAGACAATTGTTTTCGCGGAGGATGCGACGGCATTTGTTGTTCATAAAGATCTGCCTTTGGAAGAGCTTACTGTTGATACACTAGGTTTGATTCTAAGTGGTAAGATCAAGAATTGGAACGAGATTATCGACTTCGACGAGCCTATAAATATCTATGGTAGACAGAGTAGTTCCGGTACGCATTCCTTTATCAAAAAGAAGTTGAAGATTGAGTTTGCCAATACTGCTAAGGAGATGACGGGCAATGCACAAATTATTGAGGGTGTAAAAGCCGATAAGACAGGTATCGGTTATGTGGGGGCAGGCTATGTTGCTCATGATCCGAACAGCAGTCAGAAAGTGAAGATTGTAAAGATTCGCGAGAACGCTGCTGCAATCGCTTATTCTCCGTTGGACCCGGAGGCCATCAATAATAGTAAGTATTATTTCCAACGCCCTCTATACCAATTTGTGTTGGCGAAATCTTGGGAAAAAGTACGTCCATTTATCAATTTCGAACGCGGTGGAATCGGTAGAAAGCTCATTGAAGAGCACGGTTATTATACCTTAGAAAATCAACAACATGAAATATAA
- the pstC gene encoding phosphate ABC transporter permease subunit PstC — protein MKYKTRLSLDLCFKYIFKATGLLVLALLGGILAMLVYNSFSFFLDVKPLDFITGMEWNPTANDPKYGMLPLILSTTLVTFGAMLIAIPLGIGTAAFIAEYASPRVKNILKPTVEMLAAIPSVVIGFLGIVVVSPGIASLADLSNGLNALNGAILLAVMALPTIITVAEDAIHAVPKTYKEASYGVGATKWETLRKVVIPAAAPGIIAAVMLGVGRAIGETMTVLMATGNAALMPTGFFDSVKTMTATIAIEMGEVPYQTTHYFALYAIATVLFMMTLAANMLGEYFINRFRKFHAV, from the coding sequence ATGAAATATAAAACACGACTGTCTTTAGACCTCTGCTTTAAGTATATTTTTAAAGCAACAGGACTACTGGTTCTGGCATTATTGGGCGGTATTCTCGCCATGTTAGTTTATAATTCTTTTTCTTTTTTCTTAGATGTCAAACCATTGGACTTCATCACAGGGATGGAATGGAATCCAACGGCGAACGATCCTAAATATGGCATGCTTCCTTTGATTCTAAGTACAACGTTGGTAACATTCGGTGCTATGTTGATTGCTATTCCATTAGGTATTGGTACGGCAGCATTTATTGCAGAGTATGCAAGTCCTCGAGTTAAGAATATCTTGAAACCGACTGTTGAAATGCTGGCGGCGATTCCGTCGGTTGTAATTGGTTTCTTAGGTATTGTTGTCGTAAGCCCTGGTATTGCGAGTTTGGCTGACCTATCGAATGGTTTGAATGCTTTAAATGGCGCTATCCTTTTGGCAGTTATGGCTTTGCCTACGATTATTACTGTTGCGGAGGATGCGATTCACGCTGTTCCGAAAACTTATAAGGAAGCTAGCTACGGTGTGGGAGCGACGAAATGGGAAACATTGAGAAAAGTCGTTATCCCTGCTGCTGCACCTGGTATTATTGCTGCGGTTATGTTGGGCGTGGGGCGTGCAATCGGAGAGACAATGACCGTGCTTATGGCAACCGGTAATGCTGCATTGATGCCGACCGGTTTCTTCGACTCGGTGAAGACAATGACGGCGACCATTGCAATCGAGATGGGCGAGGTGCCTTATCAGACGACCCATTATTTCGCGCTTTATGCAATTGCGACAGTTTTATTTATGATGACCCTAGCGGCTAATATGTTAGGCGAGTATTTCATTAACCGTTTTAGAAAATTCCATGCAGTATAG